A single Amphiura filiformis chromosome 8, Afil_fr2py, whole genome shotgun sequence DNA region contains:
- the LOC140159684 gene encoding tRNA-queuosine alpha-mannosyltransferase-like translates to MGDIVVIEPFYGGSHKQLLDLLTDKLPGCDTFTLPAKKWHWRARTSALYFAQVIPKKCQNYKVLFASSVLNLAELVALRPDLSTTHKILYFHEHQLVYPVRKQQERDFQYGYNQILSCMVADRVLFNSKYCMESFLTSITSFMKLIPDNRPNGLEEQIRPKCQVLYFPIVYPRLKELMVADDSGSNLKNGCFQSVPSKETVLDKKEKLINTISLDSAVKTIDSGSIGHQSNRDLSPSPPLLIMQRTVYANLTLLCQNNSKNPNKNAEIEETDSSCSHSLASGNNTGNPETLKSIPNMEESTMIGDEESRALVSDDKGLLNDRSRLLPIVADGQCRRSERESSLHIVWPHRWEHDKNPELFFTTLYKLAEMGLDFRLSVLGEQFSEWPEIFLDAHKKLANYIEHWGYQDSKEDYYRVLIKADVVVSTADHEFFGVAMLEAVHCGCYPLCPNKLAYPEIFPKEYLYNTSQQLIKRLREFCRHPNLVRKHTVKVDVTRYSWEQLQKEYLTYLSPTAAQQE, encoded by the exons ATGGGAGATATCGTTGTGATAGAGCCATTCTATGGCGGCTCACACAAGCAGCTACTTGATCTGCTCACTGATAAGCTTCCTGGCTGTGACACCTTCACCCTACCTGCAAAGAAATGGCACTGGAGAGCAAGAACATCGGCTTTATATTTTGCACAAGTTATTCCAAAAAAATGCCAGAATTACAA GGTATTATTTGCGAGTTCAGTGTTGAATCTTGCTGAGCTAGTAGCTCTGAGACCAGACCTAAGCACCACACATAAGATTCTTTATTTCCATGAACATCAGCTTGTGTATCCTGTGAGAAAACAACAAGAAAGGGACTTCCAGTATGGATACAATCAAATCCTATCATG CATGGTTGCAGACCGTGTGCTCTTCAACTCCAAATACTGCATGGAATCATTCCTAACATCAATCACATCATTTATGAAACTCATACCAGATAACAGGCCTAATGGACTAGAGGAACAGATTCGTCCAAAATGCCAGGTGTTATACTTCCCTATTGTGTATCCCAGACTAAAGGAATTGATGGTAGCAGACGACAGTGGCTCAAATTTAAAGAATGGTTGCTTTCAATCTGTACCCAGTAAGGAGACTGTTTTAGACAAAAAGGAAAAATTGATAAACACCATTTCATTGGATTCAGCTGTAAAGACAATTGATAGTGGATCGATTGGGCATCAATCAAATAGGGACTTATCACCTTCTCCACCTTTGCTAATAATGCAGCGTACTGTATATGCTAATTTAACCTTATTGTGCCAAAATAATTCCAAAAATCCTAATAAAAATGCTGAAATCGAAGAAACAGACTCTAGTTGCAGTCATTCTCTTGCAAGTGGCAACAACACTGGCAATCCAGAAACGTTGAAATCTATTCCAAATATGGAGGAAAGTACTATGATTGGAGATGAAGAATCAAGGGCACTGGTGTCTGATGATAAAGGTTTATTGAATGATAGAAGTAGATTATTGCCTATAGTGGCAGATGGTCAGTGTCGGAGGAGTGAGCGGGAGTCATCACTGCATATTGTATGGCCTCATAGATG GGAACATGATAAAAATCCAGAGCTGTTCTTCACCACATTATACAAATTAGCTGAAATGGGTTTGGACTTCAGGTTGTCAGTTCTTGGAGAACAGTTCTCTGAATGGCCAG AAATATTTCTTGATGCACATAAAAAATTAGCCAACTATATTGAACACTGGGGATATCAAGACTCCAAGGAAGACTACTACAGAGTCCTAATAAAGGCAGATGTTGTAGTCTCCACTGCAGACCATGAATTTTTCGGAGTAGCCAT GTTAGAAGCTGTACACTGCGGTTGTTACCCTCTTTGCCCAAACAAGCTGGCCTACCCAGAAATATTCCCAA AGGAGTATTTGTACAACACATCACAGCAGCTCATCAAGCGACTTAGGGAATTCTGTCGTCATCCGAATCTTGTCAGAAAACACACAGTTAAG GTGGATGTCACACGCTACTCATGGGAGCAATTACAGAAAGAGTACTTGACCTATCTCTCACCTACTGCTGCACAACAGGAATGA